The following nucleotide sequence is from Candidatus Polarisedimenticolaceae bacterium.
CGAGCACCGTCACTTCACCGCGGTTGCCGTCGACGCGGAGGCGCGCGCCGTCCTTGATGCGATCGGTCGCCTCGCGCGTGCCGACGACGCCCGGGATTCCGTATTCCCGGGCGACGATCGCCGAGTGCGAGAGCAGGCCGCCGGCGTCGGTGACGATCGCGCCGAGGAGCGGCAGGAGGATGTTGAACGCCTCGGTCGTCGATTGCGTCACGAGGATGTCGCCCTTCGCGATGCGGCCGAACTCCGCGGGGCCATTGATCCTCCGTGCGGGGCCTTCGTAGACGCCCTTGCTCGCCGCGAGGCCGCGGAGCATGTGCGTTTCATGCTTTGCGTCCGAGCTGCCGAAGAGCGCGCCGAGCGCGACGCCGGTCGCGCGCATGAGGCGGCCGACTGCGGGCGGGAGCCCCGCGGGATCGGGCGGCGGAGGCGGCGGCGTCCCGAGGGTCTGCGGGACGTCCTTCGCGCTGTGCGCGGTGCGGAAGTCGTGCCGCTCGCGGAGCTCGTCGGCCGACGGGCCGCCGGTGCCGAGGAGGAGCGCCTTCATCTCGTCGAGACCGGCGTCGATGATGTGGACCGAATCGTGGATGCGGCCCTTCGCGTGGACCCGGCGCCCGGCGGCGAGCGCCGCGCGACGCATGAGCCCCGAGGCCCAGATGTCGCTGAAGACCCCCCGCTCGTCGCGGACGTGGTACGTGCCCCGCGCCTCCTCGAGGAGGCCGTCGAACGCTTCGCGGTGCGCCTCGGGAACCTTGGCGCGCACGTCGGCGATCCGTCCGTCGACGTCGGCGTGGGCGGTCTTCGCTCCCGAGAGGGCGACCTGGATCGCGCGGAGGAGCGCGTCGGGAAGCTCGAGCGCGTACGGGTTCGAGATGTCGAAGCCGTCGAGGAGGCGATAGCCGACGAGGTCGAGATAGCCCGAGACCGCCTCGCCCGTGCCACCGTCGAGCGCGCGCAGCTCGGCGAGGGCCTTCGCGGCGTCCTTCGATTGCAGGAGCTTCTGCGCGCGCGGATCCGCGGCGATCGCGTTGATCATCTTGTTCAGCTCGACGGACGCACCGGCAGAGACCGGCGACGTGCCGCGCATCAGCCCGAGCAGCTCCGCCGGTGGCAAGCCGGTCCAGTCGCCGACGTGCGCGAGGAAATCGCCGACGGGGACGATCGCCGCCGCGGTGAAGCGCATGTGCTGGTAGAGCATCTGTGCGTGATGGTCGCGGCAGCGCACGAGATGCGCGGCGAGCTCGGCGTCCGAGAGCGTGTCGGGATCGACCGCCTGGATCGCCTGGTGCGCGCGGATCGCCGCGGGCTTGAACGTGTCGTTCCAGTCGTCCCGCTGCTGGCGCCAGTACTTCGTCTCGATGACCTGCGCCGCGCGTGCGAACCGGGCGGGAATGTCGCTCTCGGGCGCGGGCCGGACGGTCCTGTAGCCGAACCCTTGGACGTACTTCATCTCGAGACCGTCGATGAGCATCCCGTAGCCGCGCGCGAACTCGCCGGAGCCGCGCAGGAACGCCTCGGGGTGGATTTCCATCCAGTAGCGCGTCGCCGGGCGCGGGAAGTGAACGGGATCGAGCTCCCAGAATCCGGGGCCGGGCGCGTCGAGAGAAAGTGTGGGCATCGAAGAACCTCCGCAACGGCCATTATGCGGAGGAAATAAGGGGACAGCTACCGAATTTCAGACGTAGGGCGGCCGGGCCTATTCAACCGGATAGGCTCGCGTACCACCGGTGGTACGGACCGTACCGCGGGTGGCGTCGGAGTAAACTCCGCCGGTGATCGGACCCACCTGGGACAACTTCTACGTAATCGTCGGGGGCGCGGCTGCGGCGCTCATCGGCGTTCAGTTCGTCGTCATCGCGCTCGTCTCGGGCTTGAGCACGCAGGTGACCGCCGAGTCGATCGCCGCGTTCGCCACGCCCTCGGTGGTCCACCTCACCGGTGCGCTCGTGCTCTCCGCGCTCATGACCGCGCCGTTCGCGTCGCCTTCGCCGCGGGCGATGACGATCGGCCTCTTCGGGATCGCCGGCATCGTGTACGCCGCGATCGTCATTCGCCGCACGAAGCGGCAGACGGTCTATCGGCCGGTGTTCGAGGACTGGCTGTGGCATACCCTTCTTCCGTTCGGTAGCTACGTCCTCCTGGTGATCGCCGCGCTCGTCATCACGCGGGGATGGGGTGCCTACGCCGTCGCCGCCGTCTCACTCGGCCTCCTCCTCATCGGCATCCACAACGCGTGGGACTCGATGACCCACATGCTCGTGAAGTCCCGCACGGAGCCCTGAGCCGCCATGCGCATCGGAATCCTCGGCTCGGGGCTCATGGGGGCGAAGCTCGGCGCGATCTTCGCGCGCGCCGGGCACGACGTCGTCTTCAGCTACTCGAAGAGCGAGAGCAAGCTCGCGCGCTTGGCCAAGGAGGCCGGAGCGCGCGCCGGGACACCGTCCGACGCGGCGAGGGGCGCCGATGCCGTCCTGCTCGCCGTTCACTGGTCCCGCGTCGGCGACGTGGTCAAGAAGGCGGGCGGTCTCTCGGGGAAGGTCATCGTCACCTGCTGCCTGCCGATGAGCCGCGACGACGGGCGCCTCGTCGTCGCGCACACCTCCTCCGGTGCGGAGGCGCTGGCGAAGAGGATCCCGGGCGCGCGCGTCGTCTCGGCGTTCGGCACGGTCCCGAGCGAGGTCCTCTTCGACGTCTTCGAGCGGCGGCGGCGGACGAAGCGGCCGAGCCTCGTCTACTGCGGGGACGACCGCCGCGCGAAGAAGGTCGCCGCGACGCTGATTCGCGACAGCGGCTTCGACCCGCTCGATGCCGGTCCGCTCACCGTCGCGCGTTTCCTCGAGCCTTTCACCCTTCTCGTCGCGCGCCTCGCCTACGACGTGCCCGGGGGGCCGGAGCTGGCGTACCGATTCGAGCGATACCGGTAAACCCGCGTCGCCGTGTCACACGGAGATCGCCTCGGCCCGTACGAGATCGTCGCGCCCCTCGGTGCGCGAGGCGATGCGGCGCGGCGAGACGAATTAGCTACGTTCCCTTCGACGCCAGCACCAGCACGTGGGTCATGAGGTAGTCGGTCACGGCACCGGCATCGCCCTTGGAGAGCGACTTCAGGCTGAGCCCGTAGCGCCGGTGGAGGACCTCGTAGAGCACGAAGCCCCGGAGATGACCGGCTTTCTCGATCTCGAGGATCCGGTCGAGGCTTTCGACTCGAGCGAATGGCTCCCTGCCCTCGTCCGGGTGGTTGTGCCCGTTGTCGTACGCCTCGGCCGCGGTCCTCATGGCGAAGACCTCCTCGTCGATGCTCGGCGCGGTCGACTCGGCTCCGCCGTATCGCTTGCGCACGTCCGGCTCGTTTCTCCACACGGACTTCGCCGACACGTAGCCGAGCCATGAAGGATCGACGATCTTCAGGTGGACACCATCCTTGTCGGCGAACGTCCCGCCCTGGATCGACGGCGCGAGGTCGCGAACGACGAGGCCCAAGAGCGAGACCCGCTTCACCGACTTGTCGAGAACAGGGTCGCCGGGCGCGCGGCAACGGAAGAGCGGAATGAGCGCGCCGGCCCCTTGGGCCGAGAGAACGGCCGACGGAACGTCGTCGGCCTTCGCACAGTCGACGACGTCGTCGCCCTTCAGGTTGAAGCCGTCGCGGAAGCGCGCGCGCTCGGCCGCGAGGAACTTGTCGGTGTCGGCGGCGGCGCCCTCGTCCAGCACGTAGTGCACCTTCGACTCGCTCATCGTCGTCACGACGAACATCGCAAGGCTCTCTTCGTTCGCCGTCTCTGGCTGGTCGGTCTTCTCGTTCAGCACGCCTTCCTTGCGCGCCCAGTCCTCGAAGGCTTTCAGGCGGTCGGCGTGCTGGGCGCGCCACGTGGTGGCCGCCTCCCCGAGCTTGCTTCCCATCGTGCCGTAGATGTACTCGTCGAGGAACCCGGCGTCGTCGATCTTGAGCAGGAGGTCGTAGCGGCCGGAGGCCGCCTTCGCGTCGCCTGCCTTCGTCTTCCGCCACTCGGGGATGACGATCGTCGAAAGGATCTCCTTCTCCTCCTCGAACGTCGGACGATACCCGCACGCCTCCGGGAAGCGCTTCCGGTGCTCGGTGGTGCGCCAGGCGACGCGCGAGAGCTTTTCGGCCAGGTCGATGGTGGAGTACTGGTCGCTCGGGTCGATCGTGACGTTGACGTTGTCCATTTCCTTGAGACGCGCGCGGACGCCGTCGGCGCGCGGGTCGTCCTTCCCGACCTCGAGGAACTTCGTCAAGTTGTCGTGCTCTTCGTAGTTGCAATCGTCCGCCTTCGCGAGCTTGGCGAGTTGGAAGTAGGCCGACGGCCTCTTCGGATCGAGGTCGCGGGCCTTCTTCATCTCGTCCTTGGCACCCTGCAGATCGCTCGAGCGAACCTTGCAGACCCCGAGATTGATGTGGCCCATGTAGCTCGACGGCTGGACGGCGAGGAGCGCTTCGTAGGTGGCCTTCGCGGCGTCGGCAAACCCCAGGTTGTCGAGGATGTTCCCCTTGAGAACGTAGGCACCTTCGCTCTTCGGATCGATCGTCAAC
It contains:
- a CDS encoding PEP-utilizing enzyme; amino-acid sequence: MPTLSLDAPGPGFWELDPVHFPRPATRYWMEIHPEAFLRGSGEFARGYGMLIDGLEMKYVQGFGYRTVRPAPESDIPARFARAAQVIETKYWRQQRDDWNDTFKPAAIRAHQAIQAVDPDTLSDAELAAHLVRCRDHHAQMLYQHMRFTAAAIVPVGDFLAHVGDWTGLPPAELLGLMRGTSPVSAGASVELNKMINAIAADPRAQKLLQSKDAAKALAELRALDGGTGEAVSGYLDLVGYRLLDGFDISNPYALELPDALLRAIQVALSGAKTAHADVDGRIADVRAKVPEAHREAFDGLLEEARGTYHVRDERGVFSDIWASGLMRRAALAAGRRVHAKGRIHDSVHIIDAGLDEMKALLLGTGGPSADELRERHDFRTAHSAKDVPQTLGTPPPPPPDPAGLPPAVGRLMRATGVALGALFGSSDAKHETHMLRGLAASKGVYEGPARRINGPAEFGRIAKGDILVTQSTTEAFNILLPLLGAIVTDAGGLLSHSAIVAREYGIPGVVGTREATDRIKDGARLRVDGNRGEVTVLD
- a CDS encoding tetratricopeptide repeat protein, producing MRRALSAAAIFVMTGVLAAGPRELPIVEDDVVREVEALIDKTPPVSDRDRSEVRKLIQRGTQAHDARRYDDALDAYRKALAIDPVNASAYYETAFTLSEMGEQAKALDQVVRSLTIDPKSEGAYVLKGNILDNLGFADAAKATYEALLAVQPSSYMGHINLGVCKVRSSDLQGAKDEMKKARDLDPKRPSAYFQLAKLAKADDCNYEEHDNLTKFLEVGKDDPRADGVRARLKEMDNVNVTIDPSDQYSTIDLAEKLSRVAWRTTEHRKRFPEACGYRPTFEEEKEILSTIVIPEWRKTKAGDAKAASGRYDLLLKIDDAGFLDEYIYGTMGSKLGEAATTWRAQHADRLKAFEDWARKEGVLNEKTDQPETANEESLAMFVVTTMSESKVHYVLDEGAAADTDKFLAAERARFRDGFNLKGDDVVDCAKADDVPSAVLSAQGAGALIPLFRCRAPGDPVLDKSVKRVSLLGLVVRDLAPSIQGGTFADKDGVHLKIVDPSWLGYVSAKSVWRNEPDVRKRYGGAESTAPSIDEEVFAMRTAAEAYDNGHNHPDEGREPFARVESLDRILEIEKAGHLRGFVLYEVLHRRYGLSLKSLSKGDAGAVTDYLMTHVLVLASKGT
- a CDS encoding NADPH-dependent F420 reductase, which produces MRIGILGSGLMGAKLGAIFARAGHDVVFSYSKSESKLARLAKEAGARAGTPSDAARGADAVLLAVHWSRVGDVVKKAGGLSGKVIVTCCLPMSRDDGRLVVAHTSSGAEALAKRIPGARVVSAFGTVPSEVLFDVFERRRRTKRPSLVYCGDDRRAKKVAATLIRDSGFDPLDAGPLTVARFLEPFTLLVARLAYDVPGGPELAYRFERYR